A stretch of Plodia interpunctella isolate USDA-ARS_2022_Savannah chromosome 15, ilPloInte3.2, whole genome shotgun sequence DNA encodes these proteins:
- the Dtwd2 gene encoding tRNA-uridine aminocarboxypropyltransferase 2, with protein sequence MDELEVWDDLSNIPADPPTMRELCQNCERPMVVCWCSALPPQRLNPRSRIILLQHPAEEKRCLRTAPMLKLGLSENKCLIYKGKKFPQPKHEYLEDILNEPNTVLLYPSKTSIDISCLENKCDNYNLILIDGTWPQAKAIYASSPILHNIKQVKLLTNTISSYIIRTQPTEGCLSTLETAAEALSQLEGDPKYREQLVQPLHTLCQYQLDNGAVTHQSKEFLIKTKTYPKLIGKRLSRLLRSTENSLVTT encoded by the exons ATGGACGAATTGGAAGTTTGGGATGACCTGTCCAATATACCAGCAGATCCCCCAACAATGCGAGAACTATGCCAAAATTGCGA aagGCCCATGGTTGTTTGTTGGTGTTCAGCATTGCCACCTCAAAGATTAAATCCTCGGAGTAGAATTATATTGTTGCAGCATCCTGCTGAGGAGAAGCGTTGCCTACGGACCGCTCCCATGCTCAAGCTAGGTCTGTCTGAAAACAAGTGCCTTATTTATAAAGGGAAGAAATTTCCACAACCAAAACATGAATATTTAGAAGACATTCTTAATGAGCcaaatacagttttattatatccaaGTAAAACATCAATTGATATTAGttgtttggaaaataaatgtgataattataatctaattttaatagatGGCACATGGCCTCAAGCTAAGGCTATATATGCATCCAGTCCAATTCTTCATAACATAAAACAAGTGAAACTGTTGACTAATACTATAAGCAGTTATATTATAAGGACACAGCCAACTGAGGGTTGTTTAAGCACATTGGAAACAGCGGCTGAGGCTCTTTCACAATTAGAAGGGGATCCAAAATACAGAGAACAGTTGGTGCAACCTTTACATACATTATGCCAGTATCAGCTTGACAATGGTGCTGTCACTCATCAAtctaaagaatttttaataaaaacaaaaacatatccAAAGCTGATTGGCAAGAGGTTATCAAGATTGTTGAGATCTACTGAAAATAGTTTAGTTACAACTTAA